In a genomic window of Pseudomonadota bacterium:
- a CDS encoding IS256 family transposase — protein sequence MAIEKDLLDRLLADYKKPDDLIGGSGLLKQLTKALLERALET from the coding sequence ATAGCCATTGAAAAAGATCTACTTGACCGCCTGCTTGCTGACTATAAAAAACCCGATGATCTGATCGGAGGAAGCGGATTGTTGAAACAGTTGACCAAGGCCCTTCTGGAAAGAGCACTGGAAACC